The Shewanella algae DNA segment TGCTCTCAGGCAGGGCGGCCAAGTCTTCGCCCTTGTGGGCTCGGTTCAGGAGTTCCACCAGATGATAGGCAATGGAGGCCGACAAACGATAGCAGCGTTCGCCTTTTTCGGAGAAGGTCTTGCCTGAGGCCTTGGACCAGTTACTGATGGAGGAGTGGCACAGCACGCTGTTGGCAACCGAAGATTTGACCACCAGGGCGGTCTTTTCGGCGGTGGAGCCAATACCGGCAACGAACTCATCGCTGGACAAAGGCAGTTCGGTATTCTCATAGTAGCGGAACAGGGCGCCGATGACGGCGGCATTTTGGCCATTGATGTCATCGAGAATATTGACCAACATACCTACCGCATTGAGGTTACCGCAAAGCGTGCCCTGGCCGGTGACCCCGGCAAAACCATAACCGGCCAGCGCCGTTGGAATAGTGGCAAACTTGTCGGCATCGACACTGGCGGACTGCGCCAGCATGGTCACAGTGGCGTGAAATACCTGATGCATACAGCCACCCCCGGTTTCATAAGCGAGTTTGGCGGTCGCCATGGGATCCAATGGGGCATATTTGAGTTTTTCCCCCAGTTCTAGGCGGTAGTTTCCTGACTCATCCGTGGCAGCAAAGGCACAAGTGGCCGTGAGGCCGGCTCCGGCTGCTGCGGCGCTAATTCCAATGATCTGGCCGAGGGCCTGACGTCTGTTAATGCTCATATTTATCACCCTTTGTTGTCTTTGTTTTTCCCGACCTGGTCGGTTGTCTTCAGCTTAGGGGGATGCCTGATGAAGGTTGTGATTCAGCGCGCATGAATCCTGAGTTGGCCGAAAACGGATTTTTGACATGCAAAGACGATTGACGGCTTGCATATTGATACCCATTGAGGATTAGCGTTTGATGTGGGTCACTTTATTTGTTGCATTCATGTTGATTAATGACGTCTTCATGGCTTTTTCCCTCAGTCTTCAGTGGCTTCAATCCTGGGTACTGGTTCACAAAATGCCACTTGCTTCCCTCTTGGTCGGCGCCTCGCCTGAGTTGGATCACTTTTTAAACTTTTTCCTGTGTCAGGGTTAAGAGGATCACAGTAGTGATTAGATTTCTTGCATAGACTCATAACCATATAAAACAGGAGGAATATAATGCAGATAGGCGACTGCTGGTTTGATGAAGCCAGCGGTGAGTTACAACACAGGGGCCGGGGGGATAGCTGGCATCTTCCCCGGGCGGAGTTACAGGTACTGAAACTCCTGCTCGCCAATCAGGGGCGTTTGGTTTCCCGTATCGAGTTGCGCGCCGGTGATGACAATCATCCCCCTTTGAGCGATTCGTCCGTAGCCCGTGCTGTCTGTATGTTGCGTGCCTTTCTGGGGCCCGAATATGAGTCTTTGATTGAAACGGTCAAGGGGCAGGGGTATCTGCTGCGCTCATCTATGGCCCGTAAACCTGCAGGGGTGCTGGAGTCCAGGTTGAATGCCGGTCCCAAACAACTGCTGGTAGGCTTGGTGCTGATATTCATGCTCGGCCTCAGTCTCTTCTATCTGTATCGCTTGCCCAGAGTGGCGCCCACTATTCCGCTGAACAAGCAGGAATTGACCTTGCTTTCGGGTCAGAGAATGGAGCTGTTTTTCTATTCCAACTCCCGCACCAACAACCAGTTGTTGACCGAGCAGGGTAAGGTGT contains these protein-coding regions:
- a CDS encoding winged helix-turn-helix domain-containing protein; the protein is MQIGDCWFDEASGELQHRGRGDSWHLPRAELQVLKLLLANQGRLVSRIELRAGDDNHPPLSDSSVARAVCMLRAFLGPEYESLIETVKGQGYLLRSSMARKPAGVLESRLNAGPKQLLVGLVLIFMLGLSLFYLYRLPRVAPTIPLNKQELTLLSGQRMELFFYSNSRTNNQLLTEQGKVLASALAQCKSSPWRKLYVSLSHDKQVLNLTLRGEYLGQSVVRNLKISDGRQVKAFVSVPWLKEVDLCG